AGATATCGGCGCTAGCCCGATGAAGCTCGGTCTGGACCTGGCCGGTGGTGTGCACTTCCTGATGGAAGTCGACACCAACACCATCGTCAAGAACAACATGGAGAGCTACGAGCAGGAAGTGAAAAGCAAACTGCGCGAAGCCAAGGCCCGTTACCGCAATGTGGAATTGGTGGATGATCGCGAGATTATTGCCCGTTTCCGCAACGATGAGCTGCGCAGCCTGGCGATGTCCACCATGCGCAAGGAATTCCCACAGCTTCAACTGCGCGAGTCCGGCAGCGGCGAAAACCTGGAGATCCGCGCAACCCTGACCGAACAGGAAATCAAGCAGCTGGAAGATTACGCCGTAACCCAGAACCTTACCACTCTGCGCAACCGGGTGAACGAGCTGGGTGTTGCTGAGCCGATCGTACAGCGCCAGGGCCGCAACCGTATCGTTGTGGAGCTGCCCGGTGTACAGGACACCGCAGAGGCCAAGCGTATTATCGGTAAGACAGCCAACCTCGAATACCGTATGGAAGCCCGCCCGGATGAGCTGGTTTCCAATAAGGAATACTTCGAGCGTCGTGACCCCGAGGAGCAACAGTTGTACGGTGGTGCCTGGCTGGAGCGCCAGATCATTATCAAAGGTGACAGCGTTACTAATGCCCGAGTCGGTTACGACGAGAGCGGCTTCCCTCAGGTAAATATCACTCTCGATGCCCGTGGTGGCGAGATGATGCATCGCGCTACCTGGAAGAATGTCGGCCGCCGTATGGGCACCCTGTTTATCGAGACTCGCTTTGAGCCGGTAACCGAAATCGACGAAAACGGTAACGAAGTTACCGTGCAGAAGCGCACCGAAGAGAGGAAGATTATTAATCTGGCCACAGTACAGAGTGCCTTGGGCAAGCAGTTCCGCACCACCGGTCTGGATAGCCCGGCCGAGGCCCAGGAATTGGCCCTGCTGCTGCGTGCCGGTGCCCTGGCTGCGCCCATGTACTTTGTGGAAGAGCGTGTGATCGGCCCATCCCTGGGTGCGGATAACATTAAGGTGGGTGTGCAATCCGTACAGATCGGTCTGCTGGCCGTGATTATCTGTATGCTGATTTCCTACCGCGTATTTGGCTTGGCCGCGAACCTGGCCCTGGCGGTGAATATGATCCTGCTGGTGGCGGTCATGTCGCTGTTGG
This DNA window, taken from Microbulbifer sp. VAAF005, encodes the following:
- the secD gene encoding protein translocase subunit SecD, whose translation is MNRYPIWKYFLILAVVAFGLMYAAPNLYKPDPAVQISGQSSALTIGPDVLANAQKALDDAGIAHFGGEVGDKSVLIRLNSMEEQLPAKEAIQKALGTTNYVVALNLASTTPQWMKDIGASPMKLGLDLAGGVHFLMEVDTNTIVKNNMESYEQEVKSKLREAKARYRNVELVDDREIIARFRNDELRSLAMSTMRKEFPQLQLRESGSGENLEIRATLTEQEIKQLEDYAVTQNLTTLRNRVNELGVAEPIVQRQGRNRIVVELPGVQDTAEAKRIIGKTANLEYRMEARPDELVSNKEYFERRDPEEQQLYGGAWLERQIIIKGDSVTNARVGYDESGFPQVNITLDARGGEMMHRATWKNVGRRMGTLFIETRFEPVTEIDENGNEVTVQKRTEERKIINLATVQSALGKQFRTTGLDSPAEAQELALLLRAGALAAPMYFVEERVIGPSLGADNIKVGVQSVQIGLLAVIICMLISYRVFGLAANLALAVNMILLVAVMSLLGATLTLPGIAGIVLTVGMAVDANVLIFSRIREELRNGMPPQTAISAGFDNAYSTIVDANITTLIVAVILYAIGSGPVQGFAVTLSIGILTSMFSAIMGTRAIVNLFYGGRRVQKLWI